The Acidithiobacillus ferrooxidans ATCC 23270 genomic interval ATGATAGCGCCGATATAATCGCGGTTGCGGAACTTTACGTGCCGGACGCCGTAGTTCTGGATCTGCGAATGCCGGGGGTTTCCGGTTTGGAAATGATAAGCCCCCTTCGGAGCATCAACCAGGATATCAGAATCCTTGTGCTCACCGGTTACGCCAGCATCGCAACAGCGATTGAGGCCATAAAGCTCGGGGCGGTATATTATCTGACAAAACCTGCAGATGCAGATGAGATTATCGCTAGGTTACATGAAAAGGATGGCAACCCCACCGCTCCGGTCAAAAACGAGTTC includes:
- a CDS encoding response regulator transcription factor, which encodes MENSADITATPVSNIMVVDDDVTFCRVLSNAFSRRGFEVCTVHDSADIIAVAELYVPDAVVLDLRMPGVSGLEMISPLRSINQDIRILVLTGYASIATAIEAIKLGAVYYLTKPADADEIIARLHEKDGNPTAPVKNEFLSARRVEWEHINKVLMECNGNISAAARRLGMHRRSLQRKMNKHPVRR